Proteins encoded within one genomic window of Triticum aestivum cultivar Chinese Spring chromosome 2D, IWGSC CS RefSeq v2.1, whole genome shotgun sequence:
- the LOC123054020 gene encoding very-long-chain aldehyde decarbonylase GL1-4, with product MATRPGPLTEWPWHWMGSFKYLVFAPVALQTAYRVVTKGWGDMNLAYAAILPALLLRMLHNQIWISLSRHQTARRKHIIVDRSLEFEQVDRERSWDDQIILSGLYFYLAYAAIPSVRLMPMWETKGAIIMALLHAGPVEFLYYWFHRALHHHFLYSRYHSHHHASIVTEPITSVIHPFAEMLVYFLLFLIPMLIPILMGYGSILGIVLYVAYIDFMNNMGHCNFELLPKWIFQVFPPLKYLMYTPSYHSLHHTQFRTNYSLFMPFYDYIYNTMDKSTDELYERTLIGTEETPDVVHLTHMTTLQSTYHLRVGIASIASRPSDNPVWYVWMIWPMAWLSMVLAWIYGSSAFVVESLKLKKFKMQTWVIPRYNFQYGLIRERESINRLIEKAILDADVRGVKVLSLGLLNQAKQLNGNGELFTHKYPKLGVRLVDGSGLATAVVLKSIPSDTKHVFLCGGSSKVERAIATALCERGVQVIMNQKEYDMLKLRVSESSIAYLKFSSDETPQIWIGDIIDDKQQMGAPKGATFIPTSQFPLKRMRKDCTYLSSPAMKIPEAMQNVHTCENWLPRRVMSAWRIAGMVHALEGWDMHECGDDMMDLEKVWSAAIKHGFTPLSKA from the exons ATGGCAACACGGCCGGGCCCTTTGACCGAATGGCCATGGCACTGGATGGGCAGCTTCAAG TACCTGGTCTTCGCACCTGTGGCGTTGCAAACTGCATACAGGGTGGTCACCAAGGGGTGGGGGGACATGAACCTAGCCTACGCCGCCATCTTGCCAGCTCTGCTTCTGAGGATGCTCCACAATCAGATCTGGATTAGCTTGTCTCGCCACCAGACCGCACGCAGGAAGCACATCATCGTTGACCGCAGTCTTGAATTCGAGCAGGTGGACCGGGAGAGATCCTG GGATGACCAGATCATCCTCTCTGGGCTGTATTTCTACTTGGCCTATGCAGCCATCCCGAGTGTCAGACTCATGCCAATGTGGGAAACAAAGGGAGCCATCATCATGGCGTTGCTTCACGCAGGACCTGTTGAGTTTCTCTACTACTGGTTCCACAGGGCACTGCACCACCATTTCCTCTACTCTCGCTACCACTCACACCACCATGCCTCCATCGTCACAGAGCCTATAACAT CTGTCATCCATCCATTTGCTGAAATGTTAGTTTACTTCCTGTTATTTTTGATCCCCATGCTGATACCAATTCTTATGGGATATGGTTCTATCCTGGGTATCGTCTTATACGTGGCTTACATCGACTTCATGAATAATATGGGACACTGCAATTTTGAGCTGCTGCCAAAGTGGATCTTCCAAGTTTTCCCTCCTCTCAAGTATCTCATGTACACTCCATC GTATCATTctctccatcacacacagtttcgtacAAACTACTCATTGTTTATGCCGTTCTATGACTACATATACAATACCATGGACAAGTCAACTGACGAGCTGTATGAGAGAACACTGATTGGAACAGAGGAAACACCAGATGTTGTTCACTTGACGCATATGACCACCTTGCAATCAACTTATCATCTAAGGGTTGGGATTGCCTCTATAGCCTCTAGACCCTCAGATAACCCAGTATGGTATGTGTGGATGATATGGCCAATGGCATGGCTGTCAATGGTACTGGCATGGATTTATGGATCCTCTGCGTTTGTCGTCGAAAGTCTCAAACTGAAGAAGTTCAAGATGCAAACATGGGTGATACCAAGATACAACTTCCAA TATGGCCTGATTAGGGAGAGGGAATCCATCAACAGGTTAATTGAGAAGGCAATATTAGATGCGGATGTAAGAGGGGTCAAAGTGCTCAGTCTTGGACTCTTAAATCAG GCAAAACAACTCAATGGAAATGGTGAATTATTTACACATAAATATCCAAAATTAGGAGTTCGACTTGTTGATGGAAGTGGCTTAGCAACAGCAGTTGTTCTCAAGAGCATTCCTTCAGATACAAAGCATGTTTTTCTCTGTGGAGGCAGTTCTAAGGTAGAACGTGCAATAGCTACAGCTTTATGCGAAAGAGGTGTCCAG GTAATCATGAATCAAAAGGAGTATGACATGCTCAAGTTGCGAGTTTCAGAGAGCAGTATTGCCTATCTGAAATTCTCCAGTGATGAAACACCACAG ATCTGGATAGGAGATATCATAGATGATAAGCAACAAATGGGGGCACCAAAAGGAGCAACATTTATTCCTACATCACAGTTTCCCCTTAAAAGGATGCGCAAGGATTGCACTTATTTGAGCAGCCCTGCAATGAAGATCCCAGAGGCAATGCAGAACGTCCACACCTGTGAG AATTGGCTTCCAAGAAGGGTGATGAGCGCATGGCGCATTGCTGGAATGGTACACGCACTAGAAGGTTGGGACATGCACGAGTGCGGAGATGATATGATGGACCTCGAGAAGGTCTGGTCGGCAGCTATTAAGCACGGATTCACTCCTCTGTCAAAAGCTTGA
- the LOC123054022 gene encoding uncharacterized protein isoform X1, with protein sequence MGCFLACFGGGDGDRRRRKPRRRSPARLPRPDHVALAGEASSLADVAVKQVSAPMPDARALAPPPPQPPLAVEVAEEVVAAASPGKEPRELSEQKTVTSPTPTADVVEEVVTATSPGRELRQLSEHKEAPARSLLLEKVVTPPLPGRELRQLSEHKESPGRSLLQEKVLTPPLSPVKCSPVAAAVASTPDMELREVSEEDSRSGGKKKVTFDMNVTTYENTSSPDQEEIPSELVKWMEDEEEEHMQKTVLFSENHRYGNCTDSDDDNGDEYGEDDNYGDDSDAEEDFVDCKIDLLDEEEIRTEENPEESQESLFSLPMSNYTQDDQDVSSPVPKSSVTPAQEESPQIQVNNHRDRSQYVRPVLNPVQNREQWKEVKAQAGPVKKLYKENVNSVPNVGATLACKVANQTKMGPSNSSKGEVSVDASLSTWLISSDNSTVDKAQSKSPHSVSSVCRQERPVLGALTVDDLKQSSATSSPRRSPSHNREEVPILSTVGSYWSSTKQGNEYCSSRSDSGTNGIPNSTSKYREDRRVNWHSTPFNVRLDKAMKKSSA encoded by the exons ATGGGCTGCTTCCTCGCCTgcttcggcggcggcgacggcgaccgccGGCGCCGGAAGCCGCGGAGGCGCTCGCCGGCAAGGCTCCCGCGACCGGACCAT GTTGCTCTGGCTGGCGAGGCTTCGTCGCTGGCGGATGTGGCGGTGAAGCAGGTGTCGGCGCCAATGCCAGATGCGAGGGCTCTGGCGCCGCCTCCGCCACAGCCGCCGTTGGCCGTGGAGGTTGCCGAGGAGGTGGTCGCTGCCGCGAGCCCCGGAAAGGAGCCGAG GGAGTTGAGCGAGCAGAAAACTGTGACATCGCCAACGCCGACAGCGGATGTCGTGGAGGAGGTGGTCACTGCCACGAGCCCTGGAAGAGAGCTGAG GCAGTTGAGTGAGCACAAGGAAGCGCCTGCGCGCTCTTTACTGCTGGAGAAGGTAGTCACACCACCACTCCCCGGAAGAGAGCTGAG GCAGTTGAGTGAGCACAAGGAATCACCTGGACGCTCCTTGCTGCAGGAGAAGGTACTCACACCACCACTCTCCCCAGTGAAATGTTCACCTGTGGCAGCAGCGGTTGCTTCAACTCCTGATATGGAACTCAG GGAGGTGAGTGAAGAGGATAGCCGCAGTGGTGGCAAGAAGAAAGTGACATTTGACATGAATGTTACAACATACGAAAATACATCGTCACCTGACCAGGAAGAGATACCCTCGGAGCTTGTTAAGTGgatggaagatgaagaggaagaacaCATGCAGAAGACTGTTCTGTTCTCAGAGAATCATCGGTACGGGAATTGCACAGACAGCGATGATGACAATGGAGATGAGTATGGTGAGGATGACAACTATGGTGATGATAGTGATGCAGAGGAGGATTTCGTGGACTGCAAGATTGACTTGCTGGATGAGGAGGAAATAAGAACTGAAGAGAACCCAGAGGAGTCTCAGGAGTCTCTGTTCTCACTGCCAATGTCTAATTATACGCAGGATGACCAAGATGTCAGCAGCCCTGTGCCCAAGAGCAGTGTTACCCCTGCACAGGAAGAAAGCCCTCAAATCCAGGTGAACAATCACCGTGATAGAAGCCAGTACGTCCGTCCTGTTTTGAACCCAGTTCAGAATCGAGAACAGTGGAAGGAAGTTAAGGCCCAAGCAGGACCAGTTAAGAAGTTGTACAAGGAGAATGTAAACTCGGTGCCAAATGTAGGTGCAACCCTTGCTTGTAAGGTTGCAAATCAGACGAAGATGGGTCCTAGCAACTCTAGCAAGGGGGAAGTTTCTGTGGATGCAAGCCTCTCTACATGGTTAATTTCTTCAGACAACTCAACAGTTGATAAGGCGCAAAGTAAATCCCCCCATTCAGTTTCCTCTGTATGCAGACAAGAAAGGCCTGTCCTGGGTGCTTTGACTGTTGATGACCTTAAGCAATCGTCAGCTACATCATCTCCACGAAGGTCTCCAAGCCATAACCGTGAAGAGGTGCCGATCTTGAGTACGGTGGGAAGTTACTGGAGTAGCACAAAGCAGGGTAATGAGTACTGTTCTTCTAGGTCTGATTCAGGAACTAATGGCATCCCCAATTCAACAAGCAAATACAGAGAG GACAGAAGGGTGAACTGGCACTCGACTCCCTTTAATGTGAGGCTGGATAAAGCTATGAAGAAATCTTCTGCATGA
- the LOC123054022 gene encoding uncharacterized protein isoform X2, with the protein MGCFLACFGGGDGDRRRRKPRRRSPARLPRPDHVALAGEASSLADVAVKQVSAPMPDARALAPPPPQPPLAVEVAEEVVAAASPGKEPRELSEQKTVTSPTPTADVVEEVVTATSPGRELRQLSEHKEAPARSLLLEKVVTPPLPGRELRQLSEHKESPGRSLLQEKVLTPPLSPVKCSPVAAAVASTPDMELREVSEEDSRSGGKKKVTFDMNVTTYENTSSPDQEEIPSELVKWMEDEEEEHMQKTVLFSENHRYGNCTDSDDDNGDEYGEDDNYGDDSDAEEDFVDCKIDLLDEEEIRTEENPEESQESLFSLPMSNYTQDDQDVSSPVPKSSVTPAQEESPQIQVNNHRDRSQYVRPVLNPVQNREQWKEVKAQAGPVKKLYKENVNSVPNVGATLACKVANQTKMGPSNSSKGEVSVDASLSTWLISSDNSTVDKAQSKSPHSVSSVCRQERPVLGALTVDDLKQSSATSSPRRSPSHNREEVPILSTVGSYWSSTKQGNEYCSSRSDSGTNGIPNSTSKYREKGELALDSL; encoded by the exons ATGGGCTGCTTCCTCGCCTgcttcggcggcggcgacggcgaccgccGGCGCCGGAAGCCGCGGAGGCGCTCGCCGGCAAGGCTCCCGCGACCGGACCAT GTTGCTCTGGCTGGCGAGGCTTCGTCGCTGGCGGATGTGGCGGTGAAGCAGGTGTCGGCGCCAATGCCAGATGCGAGGGCTCTGGCGCCGCCTCCGCCACAGCCGCCGTTGGCCGTGGAGGTTGCCGAGGAGGTGGTCGCTGCCGCGAGCCCCGGAAAGGAGCCGAG GGAGTTGAGCGAGCAGAAAACTGTGACATCGCCAACGCCGACAGCGGATGTCGTGGAGGAGGTGGTCACTGCCACGAGCCCTGGAAGAGAGCTGAG GCAGTTGAGTGAGCACAAGGAAGCGCCTGCGCGCTCTTTACTGCTGGAGAAGGTAGTCACACCACCACTCCCCGGAAGAGAGCTGAG GCAGTTGAGTGAGCACAAGGAATCACCTGGACGCTCCTTGCTGCAGGAGAAGGTACTCACACCACCACTCTCCCCAGTGAAATGTTCACCTGTGGCAGCAGCGGTTGCTTCAACTCCTGATATGGAACTCAG GGAGGTGAGTGAAGAGGATAGCCGCAGTGGTGGCAAGAAGAAAGTGACATTTGACATGAATGTTACAACATACGAAAATACATCGTCACCTGACCAGGAAGAGATACCCTCGGAGCTTGTTAAGTGgatggaagatgaagaggaagaacaCATGCAGAAGACTGTTCTGTTCTCAGAGAATCATCGGTACGGGAATTGCACAGACAGCGATGATGACAATGGAGATGAGTATGGTGAGGATGACAACTATGGTGATGATAGTGATGCAGAGGAGGATTTCGTGGACTGCAAGATTGACTTGCTGGATGAGGAGGAAATAAGAACTGAAGAGAACCCAGAGGAGTCTCAGGAGTCTCTGTTCTCACTGCCAATGTCTAATTATACGCAGGATGACCAAGATGTCAGCAGCCCTGTGCCCAAGAGCAGTGTTACCCCTGCACAGGAAGAAAGCCCTCAAATCCAGGTGAACAATCACCGTGATAGAAGCCAGTACGTCCGTCCTGTTTTGAACCCAGTTCAGAATCGAGAACAGTGGAAGGAAGTTAAGGCCCAAGCAGGACCAGTTAAGAAGTTGTACAAGGAGAATGTAAACTCGGTGCCAAATGTAGGTGCAACCCTTGCTTGTAAGGTTGCAAATCAGACGAAGATGGGTCCTAGCAACTCTAGCAAGGGGGAAGTTTCTGTGGATGCAAGCCTCTCTACATGGTTAATTTCTTCAGACAACTCAACAGTTGATAAGGCGCAAAGTAAATCCCCCCATTCAGTTTCCTCTGTATGCAGACAAGAAAGGCCTGTCCTGGGTGCTTTGACTGTTGATGACCTTAAGCAATCGTCAGCTACATCATCTCCACGAAGGTCTCCAAGCCATAACCGTGAAGAGGTGCCGATCTTGAGTACGGTGGGAAGTTACTGGAGTAGCACAAAGCAGGGTAATGAGTACTGTTCTTCTAGGTCTGATTCAGGAACTAATGGCATCCCCAATTCAACAAGCAAATACAGAGAG AAGGGTGAACTGGCACTCGACTCCCTTTAA
- the LOC123054022 gene encoding uncharacterized protein isoform X3 encodes MGCFLACFGGGDGDRRRRKPRRRSPARLPRPDHVALAGEASSLADVAVKQVSAPMPDARALAPPPPQPPLAVEVAEEVVAAASPGKEPRELSEQKTVTSPTPTADVVEEVVTATSPGRELRQLSEHKESPGRSLLQEKVLTPPLSPVKCSPVAAAVASTPDMELREVSEEDSRSGGKKKVTFDMNVTTYENTSSPDQEEIPSELVKWMEDEEEEHMQKTVLFSENHRYGNCTDSDDDNGDEYGEDDNYGDDSDAEEDFVDCKIDLLDEEEIRTEENPEESQESLFSLPMSNYTQDDQDVSSPVPKSSVTPAQEESPQIQVNNHRDRSQYVRPVLNPVQNREQWKEVKAQAGPVKKLYKENVNSVPNVGATLACKVANQTKMGPSNSSKGEVSVDASLSTWLISSDNSTVDKAQSKSPHSVSSVCRQERPVLGALTVDDLKQSSATSSPRRSPSHNREEVPILSTVGSYWSSTKQGNEYCSSRSDSGTNGIPNSTSKYREDRRVNWHSTPFNVRLDKAMKKSSA; translated from the exons ATGGGCTGCTTCCTCGCCTgcttcggcggcggcgacggcgaccgccGGCGCCGGAAGCCGCGGAGGCGCTCGCCGGCAAGGCTCCCGCGACCGGACCAT GTTGCTCTGGCTGGCGAGGCTTCGTCGCTGGCGGATGTGGCGGTGAAGCAGGTGTCGGCGCCAATGCCAGATGCGAGGGCTCTGGCGCCGCCTCCGCCACAGCCGCCGTTGGCCGTGGAGGTTGCCGAGGAGGTGGTCGCTGCCGCGAGCCCCGGAAAGGAGCCGAG GGAGTTGAGCGAGCAGAAAACTGTGACATCGCCAACGCCGACAGCGGATGTCGTGGAGGAGGTGGTCACTGCCACGAGCCCTGGAAGAGAGCTGAG GCAGTTGAGTGAGCACAAGGAATCACCTGGACGCTCCTTGCTGCAGGAGAAGGTACTCACACCACCACTCTCCCCAGTGAAATGTTCACCTGTGGCAGCAGCGGTTGCTTCAACTCCTGATATGGAACTCAG GGAGGTGAGTGAAGAGGATAGCCGCAGTGGTGGCAAGAAGAAAGTGACATTTGACATGAATGTTACAACATACGAAAATACATCGTCACCTGACCAGGAAGAGATACCCTCGGAGCTTGTTAAGTGgatggaagatgaagaggaagaacaCATGCAGAAGACTGTTCTGTTCTCAGAGAATCATCGGTACGGGAATTGCACAGACAGCGATGATGACAATGGAGATGAGTATGGTGAGGATGACAACTATGGTGATGATAGTGATGCAGAGGAGGATTTCGTGGACTGCAAGATTGACTTGCTGGATGAGGAGGAAATAAGAACTGAAGAGAACCCAGAGGAGTCTCAGGAGTCTCTGTTCTCACTGCCAATGTCTAATTATACGCAGGATGACCAAGATGTCAGCAGCCCTGTGCCCAAGAGCAGTGTTACCCCTGCACAGGAAGAAAGCCCTCAAATCCAGGTGAACAATCACCGTGATAGAAGCCAGTACGTCCGTCCTGTTTTGAACCCAGTTCAGAATCGAGAACAGTGGAAGGAAGTTAAGGCCCAAGCAGGACCAGTTAAGAAGTTGTACAAGGAGAATGTAAACTCGGTGCCAAATGTAGGTGCAACCCTTGCTTGTAAGGTTGCAAATCAGACGAAGATGGGTCCTAGCAACTCTAGCAAGGGGGAAGTTTCTGTGGATGCAAGCCTCTCTACATGGTTAATTTCTTCAGACAACTCAACAGTTGATAAGGCGCAAAGTAAATCCCCCCATTCAGTTTCCTCTGTATGCAGACAAGAAAGGCCTGTCCTGGGTGCTTTGACTGTTGATGACCTTAAGCAATCGTCAGCTACATCATCTCCACGAAGGTCTCCAAGCCATAACCGTGAAGAGGTGCCGATCTTGAGTACGGTGGGAAGTTACTGGAGTAGCACAAAGCAGGGTAATGAGTACTGTTCTTCTAGGTCTGATTCAGGAACTAATGGCATCCCCAATTCAACAAGCAAATACAGAGAG GACAGAAGGGTGAACTGGCACTCGACTCCCTTTAATGTGAGGCTGGATAAAGCTATGAAGAAATCTTCTGCATGA